TCCAGCCGGATGAAAGACGAAACGCGCACGTTCCGGCCACCGCGCAGGGCGGCCCGCCGCTACGAAGGATCGCGCCCCGGCGGGACGGTCAGGTGGGCGGCCGCGCTGGCCGTGTCGGTGTTGTTGGGAGCGGGCGTCACATCGGCGGCGGAAACCCGGCCGACCGTGCCTGAGATCTCGACCCAGGGAGTGGTGACGCTCCTGGCCCGGCGGTACGCCTGGATATGGAAAGTTCCTCCCGGCAAGCTCCGGGTGGAAGAGGTGCGCGCAAACAGCGACAGGGCCCGGTTGGTCTGGGTCTCCGGCGTGCCGCCGGACGGCGGCGATGGGCGCATCCAGCACGCCTTCGGGATGCTGGCCCGGGAGGCGGGGGGCGGTCGGGACCTGTTCACTGACCTGACACCCGTCATCGATACGGGCTACCCGGCGTACACGCTTGCCACCGTGGACCTGGTGCAGGGTGGGCCGCCCGCTTTCGCGGTGGGCGCTCCATCCGCCGTCGACAGGCCGAAGGCGTCCTTGTATCTCTTTGACCCGGCCCGTTCGGGTGCCGAAGGGAGCCGTGCTCGGCTGTTAGCCGTCAGCGCGGACCTGATCACGCTGGACAGGGACCAAAGCGGTGAGTTGCGGGTTCAGGCGGGTACGTACGACTTCGGGGAGACGCTGCCGGCCGTCTTGGAGGTTTCCGATTCGGCGCGACTCGACCCGCTGGGGCGGCCGGCCCGGGCGGTGGCCATGACCACCTACCGGTGGGACCCCGGCCGTTCCGCCTTCAGTGCGCTCCAGCGCGCGCCGGAGTTGACGCCGTTCGGGGTGGCCGAGGCGTTCGTGGCAGCAGCCCGCCGGGGCGACATGGAACAGGCGCTGGCGCTGACCACGGCCGAGTGGCGCCGGGTGATGGGCGTTGAAACGCCGGAACAGCTCAAGGCGTACCTGCAGGCGACCCGCCCTTACCTGCTGCTGTCCCCGGGGCCCTTCCGGTTCCTGGGGGGTACGGCGGGGCGCGAAGCGGCGTCCATCCTCTTCACGGACCCGAACGGCAGGATATACCGGATCCGCCTGCGGCTGGTCCAGGGGCAGGCGTCGGAGCTGATGGTGGTACCCGGCGCGGCGGTGCCGGAACTGCGCGGCCCGTGGCAGGTGGACGGCCTGGACGGTGGAAGCTAGTGGGGCGGGGTGAGTAGCGCCGCGGCCGCGAAAGAGCGCCGGGGGGAGCGTAGAGGCCATTGCATCGATTCCGGCAGGGACAGGCGGCAAAAAGGCGACCGGCAGCACGCCGGCGCGCGCTCGTTGCGTGGGTCTTCGTTTGGCTTGTGGCCGTACCGGCCTCCTCAGGGCTGGTGCTTGCGGCTCGGGCGGCGGGCCAGGGCACGCCCCAACAGCAGCCCGGGGCCCAGGAACCGGCGTGGCGCTTCACCGGGGCCGTGAAAGACCCGTACGGCATGGGGGTCAAGGGAGCCCGGGTGCGGGTGGTGCAGCTCAACCTTGCCACGGAGACCGCAACGGACGGCAGTTTTCAGTTCGAGGGGCGAGGCACCCCCGGCGTCGTCCAGGTGTCGGCCGAACGCCCGGGTTACTTGCCGCGCACCGTAAGCGTTACCATCGAGCCGGGCGGGCTCGTGCGGCGGGACATTGAGCTGGCCATCAATGGCGAGCACTTCCGCCAGGCCCTCGATGACGTCAAGCTGCGCCTGTACCGGGAGGGCGGGTACTCGCCCCTGGTCTGGTTCATACCAAGGCTGGGCCTGGTGGTGCGCTACACCCGCCCGGAGCTTCGAACATCCCAGGACCGGCTCTTCGACATGCTCTCCGCCGTGGTCATCGCCAAGGATGTCATGGCCCCGTTTCCCTATCTTCACGATACCGCCCAGCTGGTCGGCGAAACGGTGACCCCCAGCGAGCACCTGCTGCGCCGCTACCCGAGGGGGCCGCTCCTGGAAAGGGTAGGGCAGGGTTCGCTTGACCTCCAGAGCGCGCTGGCCTGGACCGAACGGTATTTTGAATTTTACCGCAACGGCAAGGGCCAGAACCGGGAGGTCCCTGGCTGGCAGGCCATCCAGCAGGCGCTCGACGCCGTGACCGCAGAACTCTTCGTGGAGCCAGGCGCCGGCGGCGTGTACGTGCCGGGGTACGGACTCGTCTTCAACGCGCTGCCGGCTCCCCAGTTCCCGCCCATCACGGCGCTGAGCGTGCTGGGCATGCTCCTGGCGGCCCGGGTGCCGGTGCCGGACGGGGAGCGGATCTTTGTGCAGATGGACGACCGCCAGGCCCTCTGGGCGCTGGAGGCCCCTGTTCAGACGCTGCGCAAGCTTGTTTCGGCCCAAAGCCAGGAGACCTTTCAACTGGACCTGGCAACCATCCAGGATCTGTACCTCCTGCGAAATGGCATGCCCTGGGGGCTGTGAGCGGCGCTCAAAGCCTGCACGCCTCGCGGGCCGCGACGATGAGGTCGGAGGGCGTTTCGGTCGGCACGGCGCACCCCGGCCCGACGAGTAGCCCCTGCGGGCCGGCCTCCCGGATGGCCTGCCGTACCTGCGCAGCCACCTCGGATGGCGTCCTACCGGTGAGGCCCACCTCGTCGACGCCGGCGATGAGCGCCCGCGTGGTGGCCCGGCGGGCCTGGGCCAGCGTGGGCGGCGAATGGTGCACCGACCAGTTGAAGGCGTGCGCCGGGTAGCCTTTGAAGACCGGTTCCCAGCGAAGCCGCTCGCCGTGCACGTGGACGACGTTGAAGTAGAAGCGGCCGGCCTTTGCGAGTTCGGCGGCGGCCTGCAGCACCGCCAGGTCGTGGGGGACGACCCACTCCTCAAACGTCCGGGAGTCCAGTTCGTCTTCTCCTGCGCCGTTCGTCGAGTAGAATATGCCCGAGGCGCCCGTATCGGCGACGGCCCGGAGGTACTCCTGCAGCGTTTCGGTGACGGATTCCAGAAAGTTTTTGAATAATGCCGGGCTAGCCTCCCAAATGTGCCGCATTCGGCTACGCAGCGTGCGGCGGGCCACGCCGAACGGGCTAAACACCGTCTCGATGAAGGGCGCTTGCTCTCCGATCCGGGCGCGGATCTCTCGCAGGCACCGCAACTGCTCGGCAAAGGGAAGGCTGTCCATTCCGAAACGGGTGAAGCGGCGCAGATCGTCTGCAGAACCCACCTCCGAAAGGCCCGGCGGCATCGGGTAGCGATAGTCGCTCATCACTTTGAGCCAGTCCAGGTCGTAGGCCTGGAAGAAATCGACGTGAATGGAAGCCGTCCTAGAACCGGGCAGATGCTGCGTTCCGAAATGGCACCATATGGAAAACGGGATCCGATCGGGCGTCCCCCCGGACAGAGCCCGCTGAACGCGTTCGGCCTTCGTCACAGGTCTTGTCTCCCCCTTGTCGTTTGCCGGGTGTGGTGTGGTATTCTCAATGGGTGGCTGAGGATCCTGGGATGTGTGCAAGCAGGCAGCCGAGCCTCCACACGGTGCGAACGCGGCGGCCGGTTCCCTGATACATGACAGAGGCCACGAACAAATGATATGTAAATGTGGGAGGA
This portion of the Bacillota bacterium genome encodes:
- a CDS encoding uroporphyrinogen decarboxylase family protein; translation: MTKAERVQRALSGGTPDRIPFSIWCHFGTQHLPGSRTASIHVDFFQAYDLDWLKVMSDYRYPMPPGLSEVGSADDLRRFTRFGMDSLPFAEQLRCLREIRARIGEQAPFIETVFSPFGVARRTLRSRMRHIWEASPALFKNFLESVTETLQEYLRAVADTGASGIFYSTNGAGEDELDSRTFEEWVVPHDLAVLQAAAELAKAGRFYFNVVHVHGERLRWEPVFKGYPAHAFNWSVHHSPPTLAQARRATTRALIAGVDEVGLTGRTPSEVAAQVRQAIREAGPQGLLVGPGCAVPTETPSDLIVAAREACRL
- a CDS encoding carboxypeptidase-like regulatory domain-containing protein produces the protein MHRFRQGQAAKRRPAARRRALVAWVFVWLVAVPASSGLVLAARAAGQGTPQQQPGAQEPAWRFTGAVKDPYGMGVKGARVRVVQLNLATETATDGSFQFEGRGTPGVVQVSAERPGYLPRTVSVTIEPGGLVRRDIELAINGEHFRQALDDVKLRLYREGGYSPLVWFIPRLGLVVRYTRPELRTSQDRLFDMLSAVVIAKDVMAPFPYLHDTAQLVGETVTPSEHLLRRYPRGPLLERVGQGSLDLQSALAWTERYFEFYRNGKGQNREVPGWQAIQQALDAVTAELFVEPGAGGVYVPGYGLVFNALPAPQFPPITALSVLGMLLAARVPVPDGERIFVQMDDRQALWALEAPVQTLRKLVSAQSQETFQLDLATIQDLYLLRNGMPWGL